Below is a window of Burkholderiales bacterium DNA.
GAGCAACGGTTCGAGCCACTGCGTTTTCTGCTCCGCGCTGCCGTAGCGCTCCAGCACTTCCATGTTGCCGGTGTCGGGTGCCCCACAATTGAACACCTCCGGCGCCCAGTGCACGCGGCCCATGATTTCGCAAAGGGGCGCGTATTCGGAGTTGCTGAGTCCCGCGCCTCGCGTCGATTCCGGCAGGAAGAGATTCCACAAACCGGCCGCCTTGGCCGCAGCTTTCAGCTCCTCGATGACTCGCGTGGGCTGCCAGCGCTCGCCCGCGGCGACCTCGGCGTCGAATCGGTGTTCGTTAGGATAGATGTGCTCGTCCATGAAGGTCGCAAGCTTCGCCTGCAACTGCCGCACCTTCGGGGAGTACTCGAAGTCCATGACCATCCTTCGCAATCAGCGTTTTAGTCTGCGGCGTGCATCTGCTCGACCTGCTTCCAACCGAGTTCTGCCATGGGCCGCGCGCGTCGGCCGGTCTCCAGTGCGAGCTCACTTGCGGCATTGCCGGCGACCGCACGCGCCATGACGCCCTGGAAAATCGCAGCCATGCGGAACATGTTGTAGGCGAGGCAGAAGCTCCAGTCCTTGGCGCTCGGCTTGGCCGCGACCCCGGTGCGGCGCAAGTACATGTCCAAATACTCATCCTCGGTGGGAATGCCAAGCGCCGCAAGATCGCAACCGCGCAAGCCGCGGAATTCGACTGACGAGAGCCGCCACGTCATCATGTGGTAGGAGAAGTCCGCCATCGGGTGACCAAGGGTCGACAGCTCCCAGTCGAGCACCGCCAGCACTCGTGGCTCAGTGGCGTGAAAGATCATGTTGTCAATGCGGTAATCGCCATGGACGATCGAGGTCGCCTCGTGGGCCGGAATGTTCTGCGGCAACCAGGCGATGAGATTGTCCATCGCGTCGATCTTCTCCGTTTCCGACGCTTTGTACTGCTTGCTCCAGCGATCGATCTGTCGCGCGAAATAGTTGCCGGGCCGGCCGTAATTGGCAAGACCGATGGCGGCGAAATCGACACAGTGGAGCGCCGCGATAACGCGGTTCATCTCGGCGAATATTCCGCGCCGTTCAGCTGGCGCCATGCCCGGTAACTGCGGGTCCCACAATATCCGGCCGTCGACCCAGTCCATGATGTAGAACATCGTGCCGATCACCGTATCGTCGGTGCACAGGCAGTAGGTCCGCGGCACCGGCACGGCCGAGCCCGCGAGTGCCGAGATCACTCGATACTCGCGATCGACGGCGTGCGCGGAAGGTAAGAGCACGCCGGAGGGTTTGCGCCGTAGAACGTACGATTTTCCCCCGGCTGTGAGCTTGAACGTCGGATTCGA
It encodes the following:
- a CDS encoding phosphotransferase; the protein is MGHFDDYLGTRPVADAHRFDVVALERYLRAHVEGFSGSLKVEQFKGGQSNPTFKLTAGGKSYVLRRKPSGVLLPSAHAVDREYRVISALAGSAVPVPRTYCLCTDDTVIGTMFYIMDWVDGRILWDPQLPGMAPAERRGIFAEMNRVIAALHCVDFAAIGLANYGRPGNYFARQIDRWSKQYKASETEKIDAMDNLIAWLPQNIPAHEATSIVHGDYRIDNMIFHATEPRVLAVLDWELSTLGHPMADFSYHMMTWRLSSVEFRGLRGCDLAALGIPTEDEYLDMYLRRTGVAAKPSAKDWSFCLAYNMFRMAAIFQGVMARAVAGNAASELALETGRRARPMAELGWKQVEQMHAAD